In Sorghum bicolor cultivar BTx623 chromosome 10, Sorghum_bicolor_NCBIv3, whole genome shotgun sequence, one genomic interval encodes:
- the LOC8077296 gene encoding probable cinnamyl alcohol dehydrogenase 1 isoform X3 produces the protein MAAESENGNCNAWAARDPSGVLSPYKFNRRAVQSSDVALKIIYCGVCYADVGWTRNMLNDSKYPLVPGHEIAGVVTQVGADVKAFKVGDHVGVGTYVNSCRDCENCNSSLENHCPERVFTFNGIDTDGTVTKGGYSTHIVVHERYCFKIPDGYPLAKAAPLLCAGITVYTPMMQHNMNQPGKSLGVIGLGGLGHMAVKFGKAFGLKVTVLSTSESKRHEAISLLGADNFVISSDTQQMESLKNSLHFIVDTASGDHPFDPYLSLLKVGGVMTLLGFPSEIKMHPASLLLGARALSGSVVGGTKDIQEMVNFCAENKIYPEIEIIKIDYINEALARLVNRDVKYRFVIDIENSFK, from the exons ATGGCTGCTGAATCAGAGAACGGCAACTGCAATGCTTGGGCAGCGAGAGATCCTTCTGGAGTTCTCTCACCATACAAGTTTAACCGCAG AGCAGTGCAAAGCAGCGATGTTGCGCTGAAGATCATATACTGTGGAGTCTGTTATGCTGACGTTGGTTGGACACGGAACATGCTCAATGATTCAAAATATCCTTTGGTTCCTGG GCATGAGATAGCTGGAGTTGTAACTCAGGTTGGTGCAGATGTCAAAGCCTTTAAAGTGGGTGACCATGTAGGTGTTGGAACATATGTGAACTCATGCCGAGATTGTGAGAACTGCAATAGCTCTCTAGAGAACCACTGCCCAGAAAGAGTTTTTACTTTCAATGGCATTGATACAGATGGAACTGTCACAAAGGGGGGTTACTCCACTCACATTGTAGTCCATGAAAG GTATTGCTTCAAAATACCCGATGGCTACCCTTTGGCAAAGGCAGCACCTCTTCTATGCGCTGGAATAACTGTGTATACTCCAATGATGCAACACAACATGAACCAACCTGGAAAGTCACTTGGGGTCATTGGACTCGGTGGCCTAGGTCACATGGCGGTGAAATTTGGTAAAGCGTTTGGTCTTAAGGTCACAGTTTTGAGTACAAGTGAATCAAAGAGACATGAAGCCATCAGCCTACTTGGAGCAGATAATTTTGTTATATCATCAGACACACAGCAGATGGAG TCCCTGAAAAACTCCCTGCACTTCATAGTTGACACCGCTTCTGGTGACCATCCGTTTGATCCATATCTCTCTCTCCTTAAGGTTGGTGGTGTGATGACACTGCTGGGCTTTCCAAGTGAGATCAAAATGCACCCCGCAAGCCttcttcttg GTGCGCGGGCCTTGTCTGGTAGTGTTGTTGGAGGTACAAAAGACATCCAAGAAATGGTTAACTTCTGTGCAGAGAACAAAATCTATCCAGAGATCGAGATCATTAAGATAGATTACATCAATGAGGCTTTGGCAAGGCTTGTTAATCGAGATGTGAAATACCGCTTTGTAATTGACATCGAGAACTCTTTCAAGTAG